The Branchiostoma floridae strain S238N-H82 chromosome 1, Bfl_VNyyK, whole genome shotgun sequence sequence AAGGTGATGTTATAGGAATATATGGTATCATACCTTTTAGGACTTTGTATGATGATGTTTTTCTCACCCTATAGGTGCATTAGAATATATTGTTACCTTTGTCTGATAATACGTTTTCCAGCTTGGCGTTTGTAAAATATTGTGTGACGTTAACAGCCTAACTCAAGAATGCGTAGCTTTTCGATATTTTGTAGTCGGTACTGtgagaagaaaggaaaaattcGATTATAGATTAAATGTCGCACTATTCCATTCTCGCATTAGATACCTGGGTTTGCTGTGGATGTACTAGAGaagctttttgtgttttttgtctaAACGTGCCTGCTACTCTAGGCGCTGTTTGTCTGTGATGCCGCACACAGCCGTTGCAAAttctgagaaagagagaaaaaacaagattctatatatagatataaaaaCATTTTCTCCACACTATATATCAAAGAAGTTGTTCGTATGAAAGTGTGACAAATATGCAAactgtaacaaatttgtaatcAATTTGACAATCAATTTGACAATCAATGGAGTTCTGGAAGACAACAAGACTCCACTGACAAGATGGGTGAAAGTATTTATGTTTAGAATATCATTATACCATTCTACTATAATATGCATCTACAAAATAATCGAAAGCGCATATCTTTGTAGCAAAGCAATTCTATAAttatttctaataattttattAATAGCAATCATTAGATTCCTGGCAACTAGAAGAGCATCCAGTTTGTATTTATCTTTTTAGTATATCGCCATACCATACTCAGGCATAACGTCAACACCATTTCCCTAAAACAGGCAATCGGGAAATTCATACGTCAGGGGTGctacagaaataaaaaaaatagttttaaatATGAATTTCCGATTTCTATACTATCTGAAGAAATTCTGCAATTCCCAATTACGATATCATCTGCCGACTAGATATTGTTGattcagtttttgtattttcttcttcttcttttgtattctttcttttgttttgaatatacagtagaagccagttaatggCGCAACGggttaacgcacacttctgataactgcacagaatcctcAAATACCAAACTGGCCCGGTCCATCCAGATAACTTCGCAtcattgcaccagccggataattgcacgaaaatcaCTGACAAATAGGCCgtcaattaagcggcttctactgtacaacaaATCCGATTTCATTCATGTGAGTGAGATCTGTTGTGAATCTACACGAGCCCCAAGCGCTTACCGTCGTAATCTATTTTGCCGTCACCGTCTTGGTCAACTTCCCCTATCATGTCATCCACTGTGAAGTAAAGGGAACACAGATGTCAATATGGTCTGGCCAGCGATCTAAAAATCAATAACCAGTTACCAGGCACCCCATGGTAAAGCCAACAGAGCTACTCCGACTACATGAGAAAATTTAAGTCGGATGGTCTTCCGGAATGAACAGAAATCGGAATCATGTGCTACATGTACGTGACGTGATGTTGCCTGGGTGAGTAGACAAATGCAAGTATAGCATTGCTGCTTTCCCTAACGGTTACACCAAGCAAACAGCAGtctggagacctcatacctccatgaaatgttaaGAGACTTGGCAAATTTATTCTTTTATCTGATCTCATTGATTATGGAAATGAGGCTGTGATTGTCATGATATATTCAACTCATTATGGTCTTCGTAAACAAAAATGCATATATTGTATGTGTAGAAGTCAATGTTTTTCACTGAATTATGCAAACGActtgcacatttacataatccatGCACCTTTgaataacttacacatgtcTCAAGTACATGAATGTCATTCCCACAGTTTGCCACAATGGAATTATAGCAATTCTATCTTCACTATGCACATTGTGCTCTTATTCGGCATAAATAATATCTGTTAATGTTTCACCAGCCATACGGTATATACGTTACGTTCCTACTACATGCACATAATTTCCCATGTAACTTACTTTCTACTTGTccaatttcaaacaaaagaaggaaggggaataaaaaaatgtagcaGAGGAACCGCGGGTCCAAAAATCCGATGATCACTGGAAGCTTTGTTGTGAATGACAGATGCACTAATGACGTATTGTTACCTTCCTCTTCGGTCAGATCTTGTCCCAGGCAGTTCAAGACTTGTCTAAGGTCCGAAGAAGTAATGTACCCGTTCCCTTCCTTGTCAAACAACTTAAAGGCTTCCCTAAGTTCTCCTTCCTCGTCCTCGGGCAGACAGACTTCCGCCTCTGCCTTGAGAATGGACGACAGAATCACCACGAAGTCTTCAAACTGGATAGTCATGCCACCTGGGATGAaggtacagaaaacatttttcaatCTTGTTCAATCTATCGGGAATATCTTAGTGTAGCTGTGGTCTCGTATAATATTACTATATTTGCATTCGAAGTTGCCATCATGTTAAGTTGTCCATAATCTATACGCATGGCTATCTTGATCATCGACGTCCTTTACTTGAATTCTATAGCGTGTGCCATTAATGTAATAGATTGCCTAAATGTGTTCATAATTATTTGTTAAAGTGTTGAAATCAACAAGTAAAAACTTTAAATATAGCTGACTTGGACTTGTCCCTTTGATgtaacttgttttgtttgtcgGGCTgttagtatcacttttactactgTAACACTTGTTCACTTCTTGCCtcgttagttgtgatgccacgttttgtcacttcaaattttATTACGACGTTAATGGTGTCTAcgttgaaaatttagccatcttgtttttttacccatcttgtttttcttcgcgctatctcattatttttgcactctgcataggatatcatccataaaatgtacttgctgcgGCCTAACGGAAATTTCGTGGCGCTCACATATCACTATGCTCTAGTATACCAGGAAGTCAACTGATAAATAAACAGAAAAGCCAGTTTTGAACACCATGTGAAGGACAAAGGAAGGCACGTGGTAGTAAATCCACAGCACACATAAGGTGTCAATTGATATAGGGAAGACGTAATAAGAATTATACTTTTGCTAAGCAGCGGCCCGATTTAAACCCGGACGATATCTGCACGGACAAAAATTACGGGTGAGTGGAAACGGATTTAGCAGATATACATCATAAACAGAAAGATACCCCATCTCATTACTGGCAATAGGTAGCACCATAAATCCTCATTCCAGCTATCACACATGCAGAACTTAAGACTATAACGCCTCTACAAACGACCCATTCGATTCCCAATATCACTGCTGTAAGCCGACACCATTTTTGCGTGGAAATTGAAAGAACTGAAATGACCAAAATGTATTGGTGACCCCATCACAAAGGTGGTTAGACAGACATAGGTCAATATACTTGGCATATGCAATTATGTACTTTGTATAACACCGACAACTGTTATGGGTGATAAGGTTGTCAAAGTGTGTGCGTCTGGGTAGTTATTCATTTTTATAGTCAAACAGAACGGCAAAAAATTGTCAGAGAAAAGATCTCCCATACAGTTTATTCTGATCAACAGGAATCCGTTGTCAATTCTATTGGGGCTCACTTTGAACAAACCGAAAATATATATAGCGTATTTGCTATTTGAAACGTCTaaccagttattgaaaacaatggaattatacaatttcctcattaattatgcaagttaggtcacatttgcataccatgtatatcattataagcatctttgccaaagctacctgcatgcctaaaatgatgtcaatccgtcGATCgttttctgcagttatcctctttgaaatgtcttgacaaaaacgcccctgcagttccaaaattaaactttagggggctgaaactttccccactttgtcatgacactgaaagttatctaccacccaaatgtcaaaaccatatcatatccgggacaagagatgcccgaaaaaaactgctatgatagaatgttctcattaattatgcaaatgtactcaaattatgcataattagtacttcattttgtacaacattgtctaaggtatctacatacaaaaatcatgcaaatctgttgttcccttcttgagttatcgtcttcagaagtttctgacaaaaatgcccctgctatcccaaaactagccgctaagggggcccaaacttatgtcactaattcctgagcacaagagctatctaacacccaaaaatcgtcaccgtagcttgttcagaacataaGATAGCAGCACCGGacgttgcgctgcagtaccaaggaaagccgctagggggcttaAAATCTAGTCATTTCCAGCtgtcatcacacactaccaacacaccaagtatgaaactaatccacccagccgttcttgagttattttcttGACAGACAAACGCAGTGTGGAagataacctccatgacatttcatggaggcaattgGCAGTTCCGTTCAATGTCGATGTATAGAGAGCAGAGGATGTTACAGCGTGCGATAAAGATCGTTTCTTGGTCACGGCAACTCGTTTCGTTTAGAAGgactctctctctccctctctctcatccctctctctctctctctctaagtctctctctctcattctctctctctttcgACTTCTCTTCACTAAGAGGAGGATTGTTTTCAAGTTTGGACCCGACAGCAAACATCATCGACATTGATGAGCTGCCAAAACGACATACATAATTGCACCCCATTGATATAAGTACAATAACTGCATatgttgaatatacatgtcATGAAGTACAAgattttagcatgaaagctcatctgtgttgacgtagtacatacagtcaaacctgtctatagcggccactcaagggactggtcaaaattggccactatagagaggtggtccctatagagaatatgctaattaattgaccacaagcaataagttacacgtggttttagtacccactgatctttattcacataatacagtactgtacatgtactgcaatgatttttacactatatgtattaagaaaataaaagctataaaaagttttaaatgttctacagtttatattgtctgaagagaccggtatcgtcatatttctttgatttttcgtcttgtatcctttgatacttcgccgtccgtgtgttccctcccgcgttcacacgtcaggttcgcccattatgctaatgtggtactcacaagaaaagtctcgtcattttagacttatctcttaataaatgtaagaaaaatccaccatagcctgaagttcatatcattttgtctttgtaacaattcattcagaaagtttttgtgatgaaaattaacctaagcggtagtgtattagaacgtatctttaacgcaatttacctccgtaatattggtgtcgtctattgaccttatatgacctcgtttgtcggcgggtatgggtagcgccagtttacgaagttttgttttgaaaataaatcaaagaggttttaaatccggcgtagggtgatcatacggcagctgtatatagCCGatcgcgtgccgaaacatagatcagcggtccgcgtggccgttatcggcagtgtttttgtacctgcgggaccggaaatcgtgtggccgtggccgcgttggacaggtggccgctaagcctatttcttaatcattacgaatccaagggaccgacaaaaagtggccactatgggcaggtggccgttatgcaaaggtggtcgctaatacaggtttgactgtattgaagATTTCCACTGTCTTATAACACCACAATTAGCTTaactcgaattttcagtcgcgtAGGATCTTTAAGAACCACAACATACAAACCTGTTTCAGACCTAAACGTACCCTACGACAGTGACTGGTGGCACCAAAAGACAAGACAAAGAAGGAGGATAAGTGTGGCGTAACATACCATGTCAGGGAAGAAATACCCCTGGTCCCAGCCAAGAATCATACATTGGGGAAACTGAGCGCTCGCTTAAGACTAGGTTCTTGGAGCACAGGAGAAAGAGTTCGGCCTCGTCGTAGGTGTCACAGCACATTCATATTGAGTCACCGGGACATTTCATCATCTtggacaaagtacaaatattggaCACCGAAACCGGATTACTTTGcgaggggggtaaaggaggccatctacataagggcacaccagccgacactcaacagagacgggggccgatatcgcttgtcaggcatttatgattcgttactcgaatcacgtgtctctaagtcacgtgatcagagtaactgaatcatcatTCCTGAAGAaagtcgacggaagtgcgactgaaaattcgaggtaagctaattttggtgttgtaagacagtggaaaatcctCAATAAATACAAGCTTTTGACGATGCTGAAGCTATGGTGCTACTTTGATCCCCAATATTGCTGTTATCAATTGTGTCAGACCAAAAGGGTTGCAGGAGAGGGACTTTTCAGTCAAAGAAATAATTGAAGAAGTCAAGGTCGATGTACATATTTGCTCACATAAACGTGTAAGACTGCCTTGCATTTCCTGGAATGATGGAAAGCAGATTGGATCAGTGCTTAAGTATCAACCTAGGTGCCTACAGTACACTTTGATAGTACGTGAAAATGTCACGATGTTGTACACTATCAACGACTGGGTATTCACATCTTTCAACCCACTAATCACTACAACTTGTGTGTTAAATATTGGAAATAGATAGTTGTATTATCGCgattaatttcatgcaaataacATAAATATTTACATGAAATATTGTTACTGGTTTTAGATTTTGATTTGGAAGAAACGCTTAAAATTTGTACCATCAGGATCAATTTCATGCAGGAGTTCTCTCAGGTCTTCCTCTGACGTGAATTGCCCCATGTCCCTCATAGCTGTCCATAGTTCCTCCAGGCTGATCATACCATCGCCATCTTTGTCGAATAAGTTGAAGGCGTCACGATATTCTGTGGAAAATTGAAGATAAATAGAACTTTATAAACATAGCATCTACAAATCGTGCCGTTTGTGACCTTGTGACCTTTGCCAAGAAGCTAACGTTTTCTCATTGCGAATTTTGGTACTGCATCGGAGGTTCAAAGTTGGAGGTAACATTTTCCGTGCCAGGTGCCAGGTGCGTAAACTTGTAGTAGTGGATTGGTCTTGAGGAAGAGATTTCGTTTGGGCTTCCTGcgacttgttttgaactgcagtgttGCTATCTTTGGAAGGGAATACCTCGAGCAAgggttggtggatttgcattgTTTCTGGTATGTACATACTTTAGCCTTAGGTGATGATTAATATTATGAAACGTATAATATGGATATATGGGCTTCATTTACATCATTAATGAAGAGAATGTATTGACAGCTAGAAATCGAATTTGTATATGGAAGAAAAGTGCTGAGAGGAGTTGGTGCTAAAATTGTAGTTTCCTTcagcacatatacatgtatgcaggccACTGTTATGTTCAGATTTTATGGTTTTGACATTGAAAAGACTTGATAAAATGAGATTGATATAAAAGAATTGATGTATGGTATGTCCATTCGCGTTCATCTGTCAAACCTAGATATTTTCAATTCATGAAAGAGGCCAGCCACCCACAAGTCAAACGTATGAAATAATGAAAGCTCAGGCAAACTTCTTGACTTGGCATTTCTAAAATTGTTCACCACATTATCTAACCTTGCATTCGGCACAACAGTGTATTTCATGAAAATCCCACTTTGCCGCCAGCAGGGCAAGATTGACGAGACGGTCTAGGTGCTTCCCTTTTTGCCGCTATGAACAAATGTGATGTATTATCCTACTCTATGGATTATTCGCCACAGGAGTCATATAAAGGTCTGGTTTAGCTTCCATTCATCATCTAGTATTGCGTCTCTTTTTCAAGTTTGTAGTTATTCTAGGAAAAATATATTCATTAGTCAATGACGCCATGTACGAGCTCCCCCAGAGCGCCATTGTTGNNNNNNNNNNNNNNNNNNNNNNNNNNNNNNNNNNNNNNNNNNNNNNNNNNNNNNNNNNNNNNNNNNNNNNNNNNNNNNNNNNNNNNNNNNNNNNNNNNNNATCTTTCAATTTTGGCAGTAttattacttccatgaaatattcatggcggATACATTCCCGGCTgcttttgtctgtctgttggtcAACAGTGGCTCAATGCATTTGTTTTATGCTTGTTGTGTTGGTAGGAAGTGCATGAAAATGGACATGATCAGATTGTAGCGGAACGTCCGTGTTTGATACCTCGTGCTCGAAACAAGCTAATGTCACGATTtgggggtgttagatagctcttgttctcATCaaaaagtgacataagttttggaaTTTCAGGTGCATTTtgtcaaaaagaaagaaatttcatgattttagGTAGCTCAGccaaagatgtacaaaatgaattacaaaataagcaaaataggaggacatttgcatgattaatgagaatattctattatGGCAGTTTCTTAtgtgtatctcttgtcccggacatttAGCACATAGCTTTTGATGTCTGGACAAGGCGAAATAGGTTTTCACTAGCATCtaatttggaactgcagggaaatctttgtcaaaacatttcaaagaagATAATTGAAAAAAGGAACGTCCGGTTTCCATCATTTTAGCTGAGGCAAAGTTGTACACAATGATATGCATATTATGGAAATGAGGACCTACTTTATGATTTCATTATTCCATAGCTGAACTTCAACATATGTAACACAGGTAATTCATGATAGCTGGAACGTGAATAGATACCAAACATGAAAAGAAGATACATAATTTGACACAAAGCCACTTCATGATAAATAATGGTAACCTTATACTCTCTCATGTGACATGTGAATACCACCATGCATAGGTAATGCAAGTGTGTCATTGGCATATAACCTATTTCATGTGGGTATGAGGTCATTCGATTTATTAGTTTCTTCATATTTCAGTCTTTTTTCTATTCTAGTACGCTGGGCTGCCTAAGGCATAGCAATCTTAAAGCAACATTATCAAGTTTTCTCTCAATATCAAGAACCGAGCACATTTAGGCTCGTTATCCCGCTGTGATGATTCTGCTTTAgaaacagaaacacaaggacaaCATTTGATTTACATGTGCTACATGTCGGATAATCTCCTATAGATATTATTTTTACCAATTCTCAATTTCCTACCGTTATTGTGTttgcaaattgatatctaataAATTACACGAGCCTTGTCAAACCATGTCTCGTGGGAGATATAGCTTTACATTCCGGAGGTTGGTTGGAAGATGAAAGAATAAGATGCGTATATCGCATTGAAAATGG is a genomic window containing:
- the LOC118409466 gene encoding calmodulin-A-like; the encoded protein is MLCCYCTGEEENSGSNASKTESPSASQSYISGPQLEEYRDAFNLFDKDGDGMISLEELWTAMRDMGQFTSEEDLRELLHEIDPDGGMTIQFEDFVVILSSILKAEAEVCLPEDEEGELREAFKLFDKEGNGYITSSDLRQVLNCLGQDLTEEEVDDMIGEVDQDGDGKIDYDEFATAVCGITDKQRLE